Proteins found in one Acidobacteriota bacterium genomic segment:
- a CDS encoding outer membrane beta-barrel protein produces MTTTIKMLAKTAILKFAFCVCLLLVVSAPAASDTFSIQARGAYFIPSEAVFKDIYDGGVVYGGEISLKISGGLSLWAGGSYFNKSGVLTFTEESTTLQLIPIFGGLQYKMNLSRISPYVGAGVGYVLYKEENPIGKVEDGGLGFIGKAGVQVMIAGPLFLDVQASYSVCRVIPGDIEADLGGLKAGLGLGLQF; encoded by the coding sequence ATGACGACGACAATTAAAATGCTCGCAAAAACTGCGATTCTCAAGTTCGCTTTCTGCGTATGTCTTCTGCTTGTGGTCTCGGCGCCGGCGGCGTCAGATACTTTTTCGATCCAGGCCCGGGGCGCCTATTTCATTCCTTCGGAGGCTGTTTTCAAGGACATCTACGACGGTGGCGTTGTTTATGGCGGAGAAATCTCCCTGAAAATTTCGGGAGGCTTGAGCCTCTGGGCCGGAGGGAGCTATTTCAACAAATCCGGCGTGCTGACGTTTACCGAAGAGTCTACGACCCTTCAGCTCATTCCCATCTTTGGCGGGCTTCAGTACAAGATGAACTTGTCCCGCATCAGTCCTTATGTCGGCGCCGGCGTCGGGTATGTCCTCTACAAGGAGGAAAACCCCATCGGAAAGGTCGAGGATGGCGGCCTCGGATTCATCGGGAAGGCCGGCGTTCAGGTTATGATTGCCGGCCCGCTTTTCCTGGACGTCCAGGCGAGCTACAGCGTGTGCCGGGTCATACCCGGCGACATCGAGGCGGACCTGGGCGGCCTTAAGGCGGGCTTGGGGCTGGGGTTGCAGTTTTAG
- the metK gene encoding methionine adenosyltransferase has protein sequence MSKEFLFTSESVSEGHPDKMADQVSDAVLDAIFAEDPYAKVACETLLTENLAVVAGELRTDATIPYEDVVRGCIQDIGYTDPAYGLDGGSCRVLLRLGRQSDNIAMGVDREEGEIGAGDQGLMFGYATTETPELMPLPIAMSHRLVERQAAVRKSGRLPWLRPDAKSQVTVRYSGGRPVEIAKVVLSTQHGPEVSNAEIRDAVIAEIIEPVISPRWRAADIQYLINPTGRFEIGGPKGDTGLTGRKIIVDTYGGSCPHGGGAFSGKDPTKVDRSATYMARYIAKNVVAAGLSDQCTVQLAYAIGVVEPVSLMINMNGRGRFSEKAVEEAVRRIFKVTPRGIIDMLDLRRPIYRKTAAYGHFGRELPEFTWENRDRVDALRDWFGIKADAEAVIPQAI, from the coding sequence ATGAGCAAGGAATTTCTTTTCACATCGGAATCCGTATCCGAGGGCCATCCCGACAAAATGGCCGACCAGGTTTCGGATGCCGTCCTGGACGCCATTTTCGCCGAGGATCCCTACGCGAAAGTCGCCTGCGAAACCCTGCTGACGGAAAATCTGGCCGTCGTGGCCGGCGAGCTGCGGACGGATGCGACCATCCCCTACGAGGACGTCGTCCGCGGCTGCATCCAAGATATCGGCTACACCGATCCGGCTTACGGCCTGGACGGCGGAAGCTGCCGGGTTCTTCTTCGGCTCGGCCGTCAATCCGATAACATCGCCATGGGCGTCGACCGGGAAGAGGGCGAAATCGGCGCCGGAGACCAGGGCCTGATGTTCGGATATGCGACGACGGAAACACCCGAGCTCATGCCCCTGCCGATCGCGATGTCCCACAGGCTCGTCGAGCGCCAGGCCGCGGTCAGAAAGTCCGGAAGGCTTCCCTGGCTCCGTCCCGACGCGAAATCCCAGGTCACCGTCCGCTACTCCGGAGGCCGTCCCGTCGAGATCGCCAAGGTCGTTCTTTCCACGCAGCACGGCCCTGAAGTCTCCAACGCCGAGATTCGTGACGCCGTGATCGCCGAGATCATTGAACCGGTCATTTCCCCGCGATGGCGGGCGGCCGATATCCAATATCTCATCAACCCGACCGGCCGTTTCGAAATCGGCGGTCCTAAGGGAGACACCGGCCTGACCGGCCGGAAGATCATCGTCGACACCTACGGCGGCTCATGCCCCCACGGGGGCGGCGCCTTCTCAGGCAAAGACCCGACCAAGGTCGACCGGTCGGCGACCTACATGGCTCGCTACATCGCCAAGAACGTCGTGGCCGCCGGACTGTCCGACCAGTGCACGGTTCAGCTTGCCTATGCCATCGGGGTCGTCGAGCCGGTGTCGCTGATGATCAATATGAATGGGAGAGGCCGCTTTTCGGAAAAGGCCGTTGAGGAGGCCGTCCGCAGGATCTTCAAGGTTACGCCGCGCGGCATCATCGACATGCTCGACCTGAGGCGGCCGATCTACCGCAAAACGGCGGCTTACGGCCACTTCGGCCGCGAACTCCCGGAATTCACTTGGGAGAACCGCGACCGGGTTGATGCGCTTCGGGACTGGTTCGGCATCAAGGCCGACGCCGAGGCGGTGATCCCGCAGGCGATCTAA